In the genome of Bacillota bacterium, one region contains:
- the ssnA gene encoding putative aminohydrolase SsnA has translation MKGAKARTLVGNGVLITMEEVNRFFSDGAVLVEGELVKEVGSTATLRARYPEVPFLDARGMLILPGFVTGHTHLYGQWARGIPGRGEPAAGFRQILERLWWRLDKALTPEDNYYQSMAGLLEAVRHGVTTLFDHHASPYACEGSLDQVARAFTEMGVRGCLCYEVSDRDGPAIARRGLEENRRFIERCRREGGSLLRGAFGLHASFTVGEGTLREASEIGNSLGAGFHVHVAEGEADVAETVRQFGKHPVRRLAEAGVLGESSIAAHCVLVGEEEIAILRECGCTVAHNPQSNMNNAVGSSPVPDLLGAGVNVVLGGDGFLDMWREANLTVMVARLGRADPRVVGGEDVRRITWVNNARLARRYWERALGQITEGGFADIILVDYRPFTPLEETNYMGHLIYGVPGSAVVTVMVGGRILMRDRTFQTVDEEAILARSRELARALWQRY, from the coding sequence GTGAAAGGCGCCAAGGCGAGAACACTGGTGGGAAATGGGGTCCTCATCACCATGGAAGAGGTCAACCGGTTTTTCTCCGATGGAGCGGTGCTGGTGGAAGGGGAACTGGTAAAAGAGGTAGGGTCGACCGCCACTCTCCGCGCCCGCTACCCGGAGGTGCCGTTTCTGGATGCCCGCGGGATGCTTATCCTGCCCGGGTTCGTGACTGGGCACACCCACCTCTACGGCCAGTGGGCGCGTGGCATCCCTGGTCGGGGAGAACCGGCTGCCGGCTTCCGCCAGATCCTGGAGCGACTGTGGTGGCGGCTCGACAAAGCCCTCACGCCGGAGGATAATTACTACCAGTCGATGGCGGGGTTGCTGGAAGCCGTCCGGCACGGGGTGACCACCCTGTTCGATCACCACGCCAGCCCGTACGCCTGCGAGGGGAGCCTGGACCAGGTGGCGCGCGCCTTCACCGAGATGGGGGTGAGGGGCTGCCTGTGTTACGAGGTGTCCGACCGGGATGGGCCGGCCATAGCCCGCCGGGGGCTGGAAGAGAACCGCCGCTTCATCGAGCGTTGCCGCCGAGAAGGCGGATCGCTGCTGAGGGGTGCCTTCGGACTCCATGCTTCCTTCACCGTGGGGGAGGGAACCCTGCGGGAGGCCTCCGAGATTGGTAACAGCCTGGGGGCGGGATTCCACGTCCACGTCGCCGAAGGGGAAGCGGACGTGGCCGAGACCGTGCGGCAGTTCGGAAAGCATCCCGTCCGTCGCCTGGCGGAAGCAGGCGTGCTGGGGGAGAGTAGCATCGCCGCCCACTGCGTCCTGGTGGGTGAGGAGGAGATCGCCATTCTCCGGGAGTGCGGGTGCACGGTGGCTCACAACCCGCAGTCCAACATGAACAATGCGGTGGGTAGCTCCCCGGTGCCCGACCTGCTCGGGGCCGGGGTGAATGTGGTGCTGGGCGGGGACGGGTTCCTCGACATGTGGCGGGAGGCGAATCTCACGGTCATGGTTGCCCGCCTGGGTCGGGCCGACCCGCGGGTTGTGGGCGGCGAAGATGTGCGCCGTATCACCTGGGTGAACAACGCCCGCCTGGCCCGCCGTTACTGGGAGCGTGCCCTGGGGCAGATCACCGAGGGAGGATTCGCTGACATCATCCTGGTGGACTACCGGCCATTCACCCCCCTGGAGGAGACCAACTACATGGGCCACCTGATATACGGGGTACCCGGGTCGGCGGTGGTTACCGTCATGGTAGGGGGACGCATCCTTATGCGTGACCGTACGTTCCAGACCGTGGATGAGGAGGCGATCCTGGCCCGCTCCCGCGAACTGGCGCGCGCCCTCTGGCAGCGCTACTAG
- the hydA gene encoding dihydropyrimidinase has product MGGFDLVVRGGRVFGPGDWGEIDVGVRGGLVVALGNLGASGAAKVVDARGLVVLPGLIDPHVHISLPLADGTATCDDFFTGTVAAARGGITTVIDFAEPRPGQSPGAALAERMAQAEGRAVVDYLFSVTLSSADPDALAEVPLLVQRGVRSFKLYMVYPGLGLDDRSLLACLDAIGQAGALATVHAESAAIVESQTARLQAAGHLEAVWFPHSRPTVAEAEAVCRVLTLAGLAGAHVCIRHLSSGAGLAAVAAAREALMRAAPARGASPGAGGHCISEVWVETAPHYLALDESVYGRRDGHRFIASPPLRKKEDQDALWRGIATGEVHFLGTDHCALSAGQKDRARDFLHVPGGLPGFETILPLTYTLGVHSGRIPLSRLVEITSTAAARAFGLYPRKGNLLPGADADLVLVDPKVTRRVEVGAEGLAAVLGWSPYEGWELKGWPRIVISRGEVVLEEGEFCGGAGRGLYVGVRASGAAT; this is encoded by the coding sequence ATGGGCGGATTTGACCTGGTGGTGCGGGGCGGACGGGTATTCGGACCTGGGGATTGGGGCGAAATCGACGTGGGCGTGCGGGGCGGACTGGTCGTGGCCCTGGGGAACCTGGGCGCTTCGGGGGCGGCGAAGGTGGTGGATGCCCGCGGCCTGGTGGTACTACCGGGCCTCATCGATCCTCACGTCCACATATCGCTGCCTCTGGCAGACGGCACGGCGACCTGTGATGATTTCTTCACAGGCACGGTGGCGGCGGCCCGCGGGGGCATCACCACGGTGATAGATTTTGCCGAGCCGAGGCCCGGTCAGTCGCCCGGCGCGGCCCTGGCGGAAAGGATGGCTCAGGCCGAGGGCCGGGCGGTGGTAGACTACCTGTTCAGCGTGACTCTGAGTTCGGCCGATCCTGATGCCCTGGCCGAGGTACCCCTCCTGGTTCAACGCGGGGTGCGTTCGTTCAAGCTTTACATGGTGTACCCGGGTCTGGGGCTGGACGACCGGTCTCTGCTGGCCTGCCTGGATGCCATCGGGCAGGCGGGAGCCCTGGCTACCGTCCACGCCGAATCGGCTGCCATAGTGGAATCGCAGACGGCGCGGCTTCAGGCAGCCGGACATCTGGAGGCAGTTTGGTTTCCGCACTCCCGGCCGACGGTGGCAGAGGCAGAAGCCGTCTGCCGGGTGCTTACCCTGGCGGGTCTGGCGGGTGCGCACGTATGCATCCGGCACCTGTCCAGCGGGGCGGGGTTGGCAGCGGTCGCGGCTGCCCGCGAGGCGTTGATGAGGGCGGCACCTGCCAGGGGGGCTTCGCCGGGTGCCGGGGGACACTGCATCAGCGAGGTATGGGTGGAAACCGCCCCCCACTACCTGGCCCTCGACGAGTCGGTATACGGTCGGCGGGACGGTCACCGTTTCATCGCCAGCCCGCCCCTGCGGAAAAAAGAGGATCAGGACGCCCTGTGGCGGGGGATAGCCACCGGCGAGGTACACTTCCTGGGCACGGACCACTGTGCCCTCAGCGCCGGGCAGAAGGACAGGGCCCGGGATTTCCTCCACGTCCCCGGGGGCCTGCCTGGCTTCGAGACCATCCTGCCCCTGACGTATACCCTGGGCGTGCACTCGGGGCGCATCCCCCTGTCCCGGCTGGTGGAAATCACCAGTACCGCTGCTGCCCGCGCCTTTGGTCTCTACCCCCGCAAAGGGAATTTGCTTCCCGGAGCCGATGCCGACCTCGTCCTCGTGGATCCCAAAGTCACGCGGCGCGTGGAAGTGGGCGCCGAGGGCCTGGCGGCGGTGCTGGGTTGGTCTCCTTACGAGGGATGGGAGCTCAAAGGGTGGCCACGGATCGTGATTTCGCGAGGGGAAGTGGTCCTGGAGGAAGGTGAGTTCTGCGGCGGGGCCGGGCGTGGCCTTTACGTGGGAGTACGCGCATCCGGGGCGGCGACATGA
- a CDS encoding NEW3 domain-containing protein: MDGPHQTAWPRPRKLVLVLFAAVLLCGTLAVSAGVHAQGLVLSTPYPGVVARPGETLTFPLHLSVRGLGDQKVTLQVTGQPKGWEVFLLGDGRQVYQVYVPAEKGQEVELQVKVPEDAQPGEGRIVVSARSAAGSTALQVSIRVSTEEAGPDRMVTQYPSLTGPSNATFRFRVDLTNNGSRERSYSLRAQAPPGWQVTFSPAYENKQIASLSLGAGETRGLDVEVKPPQKVAAGRYNIVVEALSGASQASASLEVNIVGTFELRLSTPSGRLSAEANPGRESPVKLVVENAGSADLGPVTFSSSPPRNWSVRFDPETIDTLAAGESREITAYIKPDSRAIAGDYLVSISASARGAWESAQFRVTVLTPTAWGMVGIALVAAVMAGVWATFRKYGRR; encoded by the coding sequence ATGGACGGTCCGCATCAGACTGCTTGGCCCAGGCCGAGGAAGCTGGTTCTGGTACTGTTTGCAGCCGTGCTCCTCTGCGGCACACTGGCCGTGTCAGCCGGCGTCCACGCCCAGGGCCTGGTACTCTCTACTCCCTACCCGGGCGTGGTGGCCAGGCCGGGGGAAACCCTCACCTTTCCCCTCCACCTTTCGGTGCGGGGCCTGGGGGACCAGAAGGTAACCCTGCAGGTCACCGGACAGCCCAAAGGGTGGGAGGTTTTCCTGTTGGGGGACGGCCGGCAGGTGTACCAGGTGTACGTGCCGGCCGAGAAGGGGCAAGAAGTTGAGTTGCAGGTGAAGGTCCCCGAGGACGCCCAGCCCGGCGAAGGACGCATAGTGGTGAGTGCCCGTTCGGCTGCGGGAAGTACTGCCCTGCAGGTAAGCATCCGGGTGAGCACCGAAGAGGCAGGCCCTGACCGGATGGTGACCCAATATCCCTCCCTCACCGGACCCAGCAACGCCACCTTCCGCTTCCGCGTCGATCTCACCAACAACGGTTCCCGGGAACGCTCCTACAGCCTGAGGGCCCAGGCTCCTCCCGGATGGCAGGTCACCTTCAGCCCGGCATATGAGAACAAGCAGATCGCCAGTCTGAGCCTGGGGGCGGGAGAAACCAGGGGCCTTGACGTGGAAGTGAAACCTCCTCAGAAGGTGGCGGCCGGCCGCTACAACATCGTGGTGGAAGCCCTCTCCGGGGCCAGCCAGGCCTCCGCCAGCCTCGAGGTGAACATCGTGGGGACGTTCGAACTCCGGCTGAGCACCCCTTCGGGGCGCCTGAGTGCTGAAGCCAACCCGGGCCGCGAAAGCCCGGTCAAGCTGGTGGTGGAAAACGCCGGGAGCGCCGACCTGGGGCCGGTCACCTTTTCCTCCAGTCCGCCCCGGAACTGGTCGGTGCGGTTTGATCCGGAAACCATAGATACTTTGGCCGCCGGCGAAAGCCGCGAGATCACGGCCTACATCAAGCCGGATAGCCGCGCCATCGCCGGCGATTACCTGGTGAGTATCAGCGCCAGCGCCCGGGGGGCCTGGGAGAGTGCTCAGTTCCGGGTGACGGTCCTCACCCCCACGGCCTGGGGGATGGTGGGGATCGCGCTGGTGGCGGCGGTGATGGCGGGGGTATGGGCCACGTTCCGCAAGTACGGCCGCCGCTAG
- a CDS encoding ABC transporter ATP-binding protein, translating to MAEVIVSLRGLTKRYGSLVAVDHLDLDIYEGEVFGLLGPNGAGKTTTILMLLGLTEPSEGTVRVAGHDPTREPLAVKRLVGYLPDNVGFYEDMTGRENLRYTARLNRITPPEAERRIAELLNTVGLGAVGDRPVREYSRGMRQRLGLADALVKDPRLLILDEPTLGIDPEGVQEVLALIVRLAREEKRTVLISSHLLHQVQEICDRVGIFVRGRMVEPGPISIPDLLARGQSLDHIYRTYFQGGDSR from the coding sequence ATGGCAGAGGTCATCGTTTCCCTGCGGGGGCTGACGAAAAGATACGGTAGCCTGGTGGCGGTGGATCACCTGGACCTGGACATCTACGAGGGCGAGGTGTTCGGGCTGCTGGGGCCCAACGGGGCCGGAAAGACCACCACCATCCTCATGCTCCTTGGTTTGACCGAACCCAGCGAGGGGACGGTGAGGGTGGCCGGTCACGATCCCACCCGGGAACCCCTGGCAGTGAAGAGGCTCGTGGGATACCTGCCGGACAATGTGGGGTTTTACGAAGACATGACCGGACGGGAGAACTTGCGCTACACGGCCCGGCTCAACCGCATCACACCCCCCGAGGCAGAAAGGCGGATCGCGGAATTGCTGAACACCGTGGGATTGGGTGCGGTGGGCGACCGCCCGGTAAGGGAATACTCACGCGGCATGCGTCAGCGCCTGGGGCTCGCCGATGCCCTGGTAAAGGATCCCCGCCTGCTGATCCTGGATGAGCCCACCCTGGGCATCGACCCCGAGGGGGTGCAGGAGGTGCTGGCCCTCATCGTCCGCCTGGCCCGGGAGGAAAAACGCACCGTTCTCATCTCCTCCCACCTCCTGCACCAGGTGCAGGAAATATGCGACCGGGTGGGGATATTCGTGCGGGGACGGATGGTAGAGCCCGGGCCCATCTCCATTCCGGACTTGCTGGCACGGGGCCAGAGCCTGGACCACATCTACCGTACGTACTTCCAGGGGGGTGACTCCCGGTGA
- a CDS encoding ABC transporter permease subunit: MRQLALSGVPAFFSSLQEKVRRRASTWSSGGLGVVCAKEIADHTASIRFLILFLLVGVTGLSSMYVGAQTIRQTVAEEGNQYVFLRLFTTSGTLPPFIAFVSFLGPLVGLAMGFDAIVGERNRGTLSRLLAQPIYRDDVINGKFLAGTAMLGWMMGSLGLLVAGLGLILTGVPPTTEEVVRVLAYLVVTVVYVAFWLALGILFSVIFRQAATSALAGIAVWLFFAVFARLLAGLIADTLFPVTQDSPVDVALRNARCHLALGRLSPTVLYEEAIVTLLNPSIRTLGPILLEQVEGAIAGFLSPGQSMLLVWPHLVSLVALTAGVFAVAYYLFIRQEIRA, translated from the coding sequence GTGAGGCAGCTCGCGCTTTCCGGGGTGCCGGCCTTTTTCTCATCTCTCCAGGAAAAGGTGAGACGGCGGGCGTCCACCTGGTCGAGCGGCGGTCTGGGAGTAGTCTGCGCCAAGGAGATAGCAGACCACACCGCCAGTATCCGCTTCCTGATCCTCTTCCTGCTTGTAGGAGTCACGGGCCTGAGCAGCATGTACGTGGGAGCCCAGACTATCCGCCAAACCGTGGCCGAGGAAGGCAACCAGTATGTCTTTCTGCGGCTGTTCACCACCTCGGGGACGCTGCCCCCTTTCATTGCCTTCGTGTCCTTCCTGGGGCCGCTGGTGGGTCTGGCCATGGGCTTCGATGCCATAGTGGGCGAGCGCAACCGGGGTACCCTCAGCCGCTTGCTGGCCCAGCCCATATACCGCGACGACGTCATCAACGGCAAGTTCCTGGCCGGGACCGCCATGCTGGGCTGGATGATGGGGTCCCTGGGGTTGCTGGTGGCCGGCCTCGGCCTCATCCTCACCGGCGTTCCGCCCACCACCGAAGAGGTGGTGCGCGTCCTGGCCTACCTGGTGGTAACCGTCGTTTACGTGGCTTTCTGGCTGGCGCTGGGCATCCTGTTCTCCGTGATCTTCCGGCAGGCAGCCACCTCGGCGCTGGCCGGGATCGCCGTCTGGCTCTTCTTTGCCGTCTTCGCCCGGCTGCTCGCCGGCCTGATAGCAGATACCCTGTTCCCGGTGACCCAGGACTCTCCCGTGGATGTAGCTCTGCGCAACGCCCGCTGCCATCTGGCCCTCGGCCGTCTCTCCCCCACCGTCCTGTATGAGGAGGCCATCGTAACCCTTCTCAACCCCAGTATAAGGACGCTGGGTCCCATCCTGCTGGAACAGGTAGAAGGCGCCATTGCCGGGTTCCTCTCCCCGGGGCAGAGTATGCTTCTTGTATGGCCCCACCTGGTGAGCCTGGTCGCCCTCACCGCCGGAGTGTTCGCGGTCGCCTACTATCTCTTCATCCGTCAGGAAATCCGCGCCTGA